One genomic window of Pseudomonadales bacterium includes the following:
- a CDS encoding DUF423 domain-containing protein, with product MNFPPSLFIGLASISGFLAVALGAFGAHGLKNRLPADLLAIWHTAVQYQFWHTLALFGVGILLAQGFSSRALSVSGWLFASGIILFSGSLYALCLSNVRWLGAITPIGGTLWLIAWGCLAYASLKG from the coding sequence ATGAATTTTCCTCCCTCACTCTTTATTGGTCTCGCTTCCATCAGCGGCTTTCTCGCCGTCGCCCTCGGTGCCTTCGGTGCACATGGTTTGAAGAATCGACTGCCCGCTGATTTGCTCGCTATTTGGCACACCGCCGTGCAATACCAGTTTTGGCACACGCTCGCGCTGTTTGGTGTGGGTATTTTGTTGGCACAAGGCTTTTCCTCGCGCGCGCTCTCGGTGAGTGGTTGGCTGTTTGCCTCCGGTATTATCCTGTTTAGCGGCAGCCTCTACGCGCTCTGCCTGAGCAATGTGCGTTGGCTGGGCGCAATCACACCCATCGGTGGCACGCTGTGGCTCATTGCGTGGGGCTGTTTGGCCTACGCCAGCTTGAAAGGTTGA
- a CDS encoding 2'-5' RNA ligase family protein: protein MVNINISRRKMLHKASLLFTGALLPSGVFSLENKAMSSTLYAMALVPPPELSAVCAAIREQFDPAHSDKTFPHITLKQPFTLLDNPIIQESVLLQATQQLCSQQPPLKVALKQVGRFDSPTHGSVVHVRVDLSPAFQQLQQALVKKVAAVGCVTPHLSVEQEIKTYYPHLTLAQGLSPEAATAMLDHDMRAVTEKSFLADTVVVGRRDTNQVWQRIGVFPLLG from the coding sequence ATGGTTAACATAAACATCTCTCGTCGCAAAATGCTGCACAAAGCATCACTACTCTTTACTGGAGCTCTGTTACCATCAGGTGTCTTTAGTTTAGAAAATAAAGCGATGTCCTCCACCCTCTACGCCATGGCGTTAGTGCCACCGCCAGAACTTTCGGCGGTGTGCGCAGCCATACGAGAACAGTTTGATCCTGCACACAGTGATAAAACTTTTCCACACATTACACTGAAGCAGCCTTTTACCTTGTTGGACAATCCGATCATACAAGAATCCGTATTGTTACAAGCTACGCAGCAACTTTGTTCACAACAGCCACCTCTAAAAGTGGCATTGAAACAAGTGGGGCGTTTTGATTCCCCCACTCACGGTAGCGTCGTGCATGTGCGCGTTGATTTATCGCCAGCATTTCAACAACTGCAACAAGCACTGGTAAAGAAAGTGGCTGCGGTAGGCTGCGTCACACCGCATCTCAGTGTCGAACAAGAAATCAAAACTTACTACCCGCACCTCACACTAGCGCAGGGTTTATCTCCCGAGGCAGCAACCGCCATGCTGGATCACGACATGCGCGCCGTGACAGAAAAAAGTTTTCTTGCTGACACCGTCGTTGTAGGCCGACGAGACACTAACCAAGTGTGGCAACGCATTGGCGTGTTTCCCTTGCTGGGTTAG
- the thiS gene encoding sulfur carrier protein ThiS — protein sequence MQIILNGDNTVIADAATVSALIEQLGLTGKRIAIELNETIVPRSAHAETVLHDGDRVEIVHAIGGG from the coding sequence GTGCAGATTATCCTCAACGGTGACAATACCGTGATTGCCGATGCCGCCACGGTTTCCGCTTTGATCGAACAATTAGGGCTGACCGGCAAACGCATCGCCATCGAACTCAATGAAACTATCGTGCCGCGCAGCGCGCACGCCGAGACTGTCTTACACGACGGTGATCGCGTGGAGATCGTGCATGCCATCGGCGGAGGCTGA
- a CDS encoding ABC transporter ATP-binding protein: protein MGLLTVKQLEFRTDTRSILTGIDCALHAGEFVGLIGANGTGKTTLLRLLMGLLTPSAGSVWIRGKPTSQYSRRALARQITLVPQETGISYPFSVRELVTMGRHPYLRRFTPITQHDMSIVQAAMQTLAVDALAERPVTALSGGERQRVMIARALAQQTPIILLDEATASLDVCHQLDVLAAAKKLADQGHLVIAAIHDLNMASRFCNRILMLNQGKLVANGSPIETLTQHRLRQYFSVETAIEVARHTNGLMITPLQSLI, encoded by the coding sequence ATGGGATTGTTAACGGTAAAGCAGCTTGAATTCCGCACCGACACGCGCAGCATCCTGACAGGGATAGATTGCGCCCTGCACGCCGGTGAGTTTGTTGGACTCATTGGCGCCAATGGCACCGGCAAAACCACGCTGTTGCGTCTGCTCATGGGATTGCTCACCCCCAGCGCCGGCAGCGTGTGGATTCGAGGAAAACCCACCTCACAATACTCACGCCGCGCGCTCGCCAGACAGATCACCTTAGTGCCGCAAGAAACGGGAATTAGCTACCCATTTTCTGTGCGCGAATTGGTGACGATGGGAAGGCACCCTTACTTGCGGCGCTTTACGCCAATAACCCAACACGACATGAGCATTGTGCAAGCAGCCATGCAAACGCTGGCCGTGGATGCGCTTGCCGAGCGCCCAGTCACAGCACTCTCTGGTGGCGAAAGGCAGCGCGTGATGATTGCGCGCGCACTCGCGCAACAAACGCCCATTATTTTGCTGGACGAGGCAACAGCTAGCCTCGATGTTTGCCATCAACTTGATGTACTCGCCGCTGCCAAAAAGTTGGCCGACCAAGGCCATCTTGTTATTGCAGCCATTCATGATCTCAACATGGCATCCCGATTTTGCAACCGCATATTGATGCTCAACCAAGGCAAGTTAGTTGCCAACGGCAGTCCTATTGAGACACTCACACAACATCGTCTGCGCCAATATTTTTCAGTCGAGACCGCAATTGAAGTTGCGCGCCACACAAATGGATTAATGATCACACCGCTGCAATCACTCATCTAA
- a CDS encoding thiazole synthase: protein MTTLDKPLVIAGKTYSSRLIVGSGKYKDLAETAAATEASGAEMITVAVRRTNIGQNPNEPNLLDVVPPSRYTILPNTAGCYTAAEAVRTCKLARELLDGHKLVKLEVLGDQKTLFPNVTETLIAAEQLVADGFDVMVYTSDDPLVAKRLEEIGCCAVMPLGAPIGSGLGIRNPYNLMMILENATVPIIVDAGVGTASDAAIAMELGCDGVLMNSAIAHAQNPVLMASAMKKAVEAGREAFLAGRMPRKLYASASSPLDGLIHR from the coding sequence ATGACTACACTCGACAAACCCCTCGTTATCGCGGGCAAAACTTATTCCTCGCGTTTGATCGTCGGCAGCGGCAAATACAAAGACTTGGCTGAAACAGCGGCGGCTACCGAGGCCTCTGGTGCGGAGATGATTACCGTCGCCGTGCGCCGCACTAACATCGGTCAGAACCCTAACGAACCTAATTTGCTGGATGTCGTGCCGCCCTCGCGCTACACCATCCTCCCCAACACGGCCGGTTGCTACACCGCTGCCGAAGCCGTGCGCACTTGCAAGCTGGCGCGCGAATTATTGGATGGGCACAAGCTCGTCAAACTCGAAGTTTTGGGTGATCAAAAAACCCTGTTCCCCAATGTCACCGAAACGCTGATCGCCGCTGAACAATTGGTCGCCGATGGTTTTGATGTCATGGTCTACACCAGCGATGATCCGTTGGTCGCCAAACGCTTGGAAGAAATCGGCTGCTGCGCGGTGATGCCGCTGGGCGCGCCGATTGGCTCCGGCCTCGGTATTCGCAACCCTTACAACCTGATGATGATTTTGGAAAACGCGACCGTGCCCATCATCGTCGATGCCGGTGTCGGCACAGCTTCTGATGCCGCGATTGCCATGGAACTCGGCTGTGATGGCGTGTTGATGAACAGCGCCATTGCTCACGCACAAAATCCGGTGTTAATGGCGAGCGCAATGAAAAAAGCCGTGGAAGCGGGGCGCGAAGCGTTTCTCGCCGGACGCATGCCGCGCAAGCTGTACGCCAGCGCATCCTCACCACTCGATGGTTTGATTCATCGCTAA
- the trmB gene encoding tRNA (guanosine(46)-N7)-methyltransferase TrmB, producing MTRALQPQFNRKDIRSYVIRSGRITPAQEKAIAEDWLAFGLDLTRGAQALDNAFPNPAAACVLEIGFGMGDSLLEMAEKNPAQNFIGIEVHVPGVGRLMSEARKRNVQNLRLFCADALDVLHDCIADNSLARVQLYFPDPWHKSRHHKRRIVQPEFIALVTQKLKIGGTLHMATDWEPYAEVMLEVASAQPSLQNIAGVGQYSARPDYRPETKFERRGERLGHKVNDLLFQKVV from the coding sequence ATGACACGCGCGTTACAACCACAATTCAATCGTAAAGATATTCGCTCTTATGTCATTCGCAGCGGGCGCATTACACCGGCACAAGAAAAAGCTATCGCAGAAGATTGGCTCGCATTTGGTTTGGATTTAACACGCGGAGCACAAGCACTCGACAACGCATTTCCTAACCCTGCCGCTGCATGCGTTTTGGAAATCGGTTTCGGTATGGGCGATTCCCTGTTAGAAATGGCAGAGAAAAATCCTGCGCAAAATTTTATCGGTATCGAAGTGCATGTGCCGGGTGTCGGTCGATTAATGAGTGAGGCGCGCAAACGCAATGTGCAAAACTTGCGTCTGTTTTGTGCGGATGCGCTGGATGTTTTGCACGACTGTATCGCCGACAACAGCCTAGCGCGCGTGCAACTGTATTTCCCAGACCCATGGCACAAAAGCCGCCACCACAAACGCCGCATTGTGCAGCCTGAATTTATTGCACTCGTGACGCAGAAATTAAAAATAGGCGGCACACTTCACATGGCAACCGATTGGGAACCTTATGCCGAAGTGATGCTCGAAGTAGCATCTGCACAACCATCACTGCAGAATATTGCAGGTGTTGGGCAGTACAGCGCGCGCCCTGACTATCGGCCAGAAACCAAATTTGAGCGACGCGGAGAGCGCCTAGGACACAAGGTCAACGATTTACTGTTTCAAAAAGTAGTCTGA
- a CDS encoding iron ABC transporter permease — MNSTRSKLCFIAMGMALLAIVLSGITVGPADITWRDTVSSLLAGIARLLDRIDGLPITEAISWQDTIIWQVRLPRVLVAVFVGAALATSGAVLQGLFRNPLASSDTLGVSSGASLGGVLAIYLGLTTTTIWALPILAFIGATLSLLLVYSIASERGQAPVATLLLAGIAVGSLNVAASSLVQALALEKWEVGKSIVYWNMGGLDRRTWHHVALIAPLLTIGLLVTLAHCRELDILLAGETQAAAVGVNITKTRLILLAMVSLLIAGSVSVAGGVGFVGLVVPHIVRLATGPHHRHLIPLSALGGALMLAGADWVLRVGWDGNDIPVGIFTAAMGAPFFLWLLYRGRRQLFL, encoded by the coding sequence ATGAATAGCACCCGTTCTAAACTGTGTTTTATTGCAATGGGGATGGCGCTATTAGCCATCGTACTCAGCGGGATTACGGTTGGTCCTGCCGATATCACATGGCGCGATACGGTTTCCTCTTTGCTGGCAGGCATCGCGCGCCTCCTTGATCGCATCGATGGCCTGCCTATTACCGAGGCGATTAGCTGGCAAGACACCATCATCTGGCAGGTGCGCCTGCCGCGTGTGCTGGTTGCCGTTTTCGTTGGCGCTGCGTTGGCAACCAGTGGCGCCGTGCTGCAAGGCTTATTTCGCAACCCGCTGGCATCGTCCGACACCTTGGGCGTTTCTTCGGGCGCATCGCTGGGCGGTGTATTAGCGATCTATCTGGGCTTGACCACGACGACCATCTGGGCGCTGCCGATTTTGGCCTTTATCGGTGCCACCCTGAGCTTGCTACTGGTGTACAGCATTGCCAGTGAGCGCGGGCAAGCACCTGTTGCCACTTTACTGCTGGCAGGCATTGCCGTTGGCTCATTGAATGTCGCCGCCAGCTCGCTGGTGCAAGCTCTGGCACTAGAAAAGTGGGAAGTGGGCAAATCCATCGTGTATTGGAATATGGGAGGCTTGGATCGCCGCACTTGGCACCATGTAGCTCTGATTGCGCCGCTGCTGACAATCGGCCTGCTCGTGACATTGGCGCACTGCCGCGAACTCGACATCCTCCTCGCCGGCGAAACCCAAGCCGCTGCCGTGGGCGTCAACATCACCAAAACTCGCTTGATTCTGCTGGCAATGGTCTCCCTGCTTATCGCCGGCTCTGTTTCCGTTGCCGGTGGTGTTGGCTTCGTCGGTCTGGTCGTGCCGCACATTGTGCGTTTGGCAACCGGCCCCCATCACCGCCACCTTATTCCTCTATCCGCCCTAGGTGGCGCGCTGATGCTGGCAGGGGCTGATTGGGTTTTGCGCGTTGGCTGGGACGGCAATGACATCCCCGTAGGCATTTTTACGGCAGCCATGGGCGCCCCATTCTTTTTATGGCTGTTGTATCGCGGCCGTCGCCAACTGTTTTTGTAA
- a CDS encoding F0F1 ATP synthase subunit epsilon — translation MVMTVHCDIVSAEKAVFSGLIEQVVASGSLGDLGVQYGHAPLLTALSPGPVRVRKQGGDEEIYYVSGGYLEVQPNIVTILADVAVRADDVDEAAAETARQQAAQVFTNQSAELDYSRAAIQLAEAAAQLRTLQQLRKKLGKS, via the coding sequence ATGGTTATGACAGTACATTGCGACATCGTCAGTGCAGAAAAAGCTGTTTTTTCTGGCTTAATCGAGCAAGTGGTTGCCAGCGGTTCTTTGGGTGATCTTGGTGTTCAGTACGGCCACGCACCGCTGCTGACTGCTTTGAGCCCGGGTCCGGTGCGCGTGCGCAAGCAAGGTGGCGATGAGGAAATTTATTATGTTTCCGGTGGCTATCTGGAAGTGCAGCCCAACATCGTGACTATCTTGGCAGATGTTGCAGTGCGGGCTGATGATGTCGATGAAGCCGCAGCAGAGACGGCGCGCCAACAGGCTGCACAAGTATTTACCAACCAATCCGCTGAATTGGATTATTCGCGCGCCGCTATCCAATTGGCCGAAGCGGCAGCGCAGTTACGCACACTGCAACAATTGCGTAAAAAACTCGGCAAGAGTTAA